In a single window of the Lebetimonas sp. JH292 genome:
- a CDS encoding MBL fold metallo-hydrolase encodes MEVLARPFGEFQTNCYIVDKKIIIDPGIGAFEWIRENVKDPVAIINTHGHFDHIWDDKKVKEYFNIPIYIHKNDAFFLENDQFGFNPPKVKPDFLLNEGNYKIGDFYILIRHFPGHTPGSITVETSKFLFSGDFIFDGSIGRVDFPYSNPEDMKKSIKKFLKIPYDKKMYPGHGFATTIKKAQKFLPMWLEYL; translated from the coding sequence ATGGAAGTTTTAGCAAGACCTTTTGGGGAATTTCAAACAAACTGTTATATAGTTGATAAAAAAATTATTATTGACCCGGGCATTGGTGCGTTTGAGTGGATAAGAGAGAATGTAAAAGACCCTGTTGCAATAATCAACACCCATGGTCATTTTGACCATATCTGGGATGATAAGAAAGTAAAAGAATATTTTAATATTCCAATTTACATTCATAAAAATGATGCGTTTTTCTTGGAAAACGACCAGTTTGGTTTTAACCCTCCAAAAGTAAAACCGGATTTTTTACTTAATGAAGGTAATTATAAAATAGGGGATTTTTATATTTTAATCCGTCATTTTCCAGGGCATACACCGGGCAGTATCACTGTTGAAACAAGCAAATTTTTATTTAGCGGGGATTTTATATTTGACGGAAGCATAGGAAGGGTTGATTTTCCTTATTCAAATCCTGAGGATATGAAAAAATCAATCAAAAAATTTTTAAAAATTCCTTATGATAAAAAAATGTATCCGGGACACGGATTTGCCACAACAATAAAAAAGGCTCAGAAATTTCTTCCAATGTGGCTTGAATATCTTTAA
- a CDS encoding TIGR01212 family radical SAM protein (This family includes YhcC from E. coli K-12, an uncharacterized radical SAM protein.) produces the protein MDKLYTFGKYLKQKFDKRIKKVPISVPGFTCPNIDGTKARGGCVFCENESFSPNFKKEKFTLTPLKKENPLLKKQLKELHSQYNETVKLYKDLYKSEKFLVYFQSFTNTYAPFSTLKTLYQKALNLPDAIGLSIGTRADSIDENTLNYLKELSKNYEIWIEYGVQSSNNKTLAKINRAEFFEDIAKTIKKTKEMGINVCAHIIFGLPGETQKDMLKSVEDVINLGVDSVKFHPLYVTQNTLLALEYKKGNFEPIDEELYIDTLIKAIKMLPQNVSIQRMTAGTENLLAPKWCKNKSIQMSHIHKALLKEGIKF, from the coding sequence ATGGATAAATTATATACATTTGGAAAATATTTAAAACAAAAATTTGATAAAAGAATAAAAAAAGTTCCTATTTCCGTACCTGGTTTCACATGCCCTAATATTGACGGGACAAAAGCCAGGGGAGGGTGTGTGTTTTGTGAAAATGAAAGCTTTTCCCCCAATTTTAAAAAAGAAAAATTTACTTTAACCCCTTTAAAAAAAGAAAACCCTCTTTTAAAAAAACAGTTAAAAGAACTGCATTCCCAATATAATGAAACCGTAAAACTTTATAAAGATTTGTATAAAAGTGAAAAATTTTTAGTCTATTTCCAAAGTTTCACAAACACTTACGCCCCTTTTTCAACTCTGAAAACACTTTATCAAAAAGCTTTGAATTTGCCCGACGCAATTGGTCTTAGCATCGGCACAAGAGCCGACAGTATAGATGAAAATACTTTGAATTACTTAAAAGAACTCAGTAAAAATTATGAAATATGGATAGAATACGGAGTTCAGAGTTCTAACAATAAAACACTTGCCAAAATAAATAGGGCCGAATTTTTTGAAGACATTGCAAAAACCATAAAAAAAACAAAAGAAATGGGGATAAATGTATGTGCTCATATAATTTTCGGACTTCCGGGGGAAACCCAAAAAGATATGCTAAAATCCGTAGAAGATGTAATCAATCTCGGAGTGGATTCAGTTAAATTTCATCCGTTGTATGTAACACAAAACACACTTCTGGCACTTGAATATAAAAAAGGAAATTTTGAACCGATAGACGAAGAACTTTATATCGATACATTAATTAAAGCCATTAAAATGCTGCCGCAAAACGTATCAATACAAAGAATGACGGCAGGAACTGAAAACCTGCTTGCCCCAAAGTGGTGTAAAAACAAATCTATTCAAATGAGCCATATCCATAAAGCCCTGTTAAAAGAGGGAATAAAGTTTTAA
- a CDS encoding FeoB small GTPase domain-containing protein, whose amino-acid sequence MDLVGNKLIKRKLRDMGIIRGEKIKVEKMAPLGDPINTIAGANLKVGNWPGVTVEKKEADLVSKDMTLKLIDLPGTYSLSPYSIEERITRKFLLEEKPDSVVNVVDSTNLQRNLYLTVQLMELEIPMVTALNMWDDFEEKGYQFDIQK is encoded by the coding sequence TTGGATTTGGTTGGAAATAAATTAATAAAAAGAAAATTAAGAGATATGGGAATTATCAGAGGAGAAAAAATTAAAGTTGAAAAAATGGCTCCTCTTGGAGACCCGATTAATACTATTGCAGGTGCAAATTTAAAAGTCGGGAACTGGCCGGGGGTAACGGTTGAAAAAAAAGAAGCAGACCTTGTAAGCAAAGATATGACTTTAAAACTTATCGACCTTCCGGGAACATACAGTTTAAGCCCTTATTCCATAGAAGAGAGAATTACCAGAAAATTTCTTCTTGAGGAAAAACCGGATAGTGTTGTTAATGTGGTGGATTCTACCAACCTGCAGCGCAATCTTTATCTTACAGTCCAATTGATGGAATTGGAAATTCCAATGGTTACGGCTTTAAATATGTGGGATGATTTTGAAGAAAAAGGATATCAGTTTGATATACAAAAATAA
- a CDS encoding FeoA family protein — protein MPLSMANVGSRLKIIRHLRKEKTMERLLAMGISTGIEITLLKNDGGPLLIKAGESRIALGFGWK, from the coding sequence ATGCCTCTAAGTATGGCTAATGTAGGCAGCAGATTAAAAATTATAAGACATCTGCGGAAAGAAAAGACAATGGAGAGGTTACTTGCTATGGGAATTTCAACCGGCATTGAAATTACACTTTTAAAAAATGACGGAGGACCTTTGCTTATAAAAGCAGGAGAATCCAGAATCGCCCTTGGATTTGGTTGGAAATAA
- a CDS encoding transcriptional repressor — protein MNGFYEKVKNKKINYSWSREAIYRIFSENKDRCFCVIGIKKQLLMKYNRNVSLNTIYRHLDFFEANGLLVVVQNDDKKAFYCLKGVIKTNIDIELEKCSEIFKDII, from the coding sequence ATGAATGGTTTTTATGAAAAAGTCAAAAATAAAAAAATAAATTATTCATGGTCGAGAGAGGCAATATACCGTATATTCTCAGAGAATAAAGACAGATGTTTTTGTGTTATAGGTATAAAAAAACAATTATTAATGAAATATAACAGAAATGTTTCACTCAATACAATTTACAGGCACCTTGATTTTTTTGAAGCAAACGGTTTATTAGTAGTCGTTCAAAATGACGATAAAAAAGCATTTTACTGTTTAAAAGGAGTTATAAAAACTAATATTGATATAGAGTTAGAAAAATGTAGTGAAATTTTTAAAGATATAATATAA
- the purF gene encoding amidophosphoribosyltransferase: MCSVVGIYGNENASKLAFYSLFSMQHRGQEAAGISSSFKGHIKTVKNRGLVTQIFKEEDFKILKGDMAIGHTRYSTAGDDSILDAQPIFARYGLGEISIVHNGNLVNAKEIRKELIKKGAIFQSNMDTENLIHLIAKDYQKNTLKERITDAVKKVKGAFSLVILSRHKMFALRDPFGFRPLSIGKIRSGGYIVASETCAFELVDAEFIRDIKPGEMIIFEDNEIKSEMVFKPSPKQCIFEYIYFARPDSDVFGKNVYLARKQMGRELAKELPVVADMVVPVPDSGVAAALGYSEESGIPFEMGIMRNHYVGRTFIEPTQEIRNLKVKMKLSPIIEKIKGKRLVVIDDSIVRGTTSKRIVRMLRDAGAKEVHMRIAAPATIAPCYYGVDTPTKEELIASKMSVEEIRKYIEADSLAYLTIESIIKAINDKRENYCFACFDGNYPVYDFFSFSCPYNCKI; this comes from the coding sequence ATGTGCTCAGTAGTAGGTATTTACGGTAATGAAAATGCAAGCAAACTTGCATTTTACTCTCTTTTTTCAATGCAGCACCGCGGTCAGGAGGCGGCAGGAATCAGCAGCAGTTTTAAAGGTCACATCAAAACAGTTAAAAACAGGGGACTTGTAACACAGATTTTTAAAGAAGAAGATTTTAAAATTTTAAAAGGCGATATGGCAATAGGCCATACGAGATATTCCACCGCAGGAGACGATTCCATACTTGATGCCCAGCCTATATTTGCAAGATACGGACTTGGGGAAATTTCAATAGTACATAACGGAAATTTGGTAAATGCAAAAGAAATAAGAAAAGAACTTATAAAAAAAGGGGCTATTTTCCAAAGTAATATGGACACAGAAAATTTAATTCATCTTATAGCCAAAGATTATCAGAAAAACACTCTCAAAGAAAGAATAACAGATGCCGTTAAAAAAGTAAAAGGGGCTTTTTCACTGGTTATTCTTTCCCGTCATAAAATGTTTGCCTTGAGGGATCCGTTTGGATTCAGGCCTCTTTCTATCGGGAAAATCCGCTCAGGCGGTTATATTGTAGCCAGCGAGACATGCGCATTTGAGCTGGTAGATGCCGAATTTATAAGAGATATTAAACCCGGAGAAATGATTATTTTTGAAGATAATGAAATTAAAAGCGAAATGGTTTTCAAGCCTTCGCCAAAGCAGTGTATTTTTGAATATATCTATTTTGCAAGACCCGACAGTGATGTTTTTGGAAAAAATGTTTATCTTGCAAGAAAACAGATGGGAAGAGAATTAGCAAAAGAACTTCCGGTTGTTGCCGATATGGTTGTTCCTGTACCAGACAGCGGGGTTGCAGCGGCTCTGGGGTATTCAGAAGAAAGCGGCATTCCGTTTGAAATGGGAATTATGAGAAACCATTACGTGGGAAGAACATTTATAGAACCAACTCAGGAAATAAGAAATTTAAAAGTTAAAATGAAACTCTCTCCAATTATTGAAAAAATAAAAGGTAAAAGACTTGTTGTAATTGACGATTCAATCGTCAGGGGGACAACATCCAAAAGAATAGTCAGAATGCTAAGAGATGCGGGTGCAAAAGAAGTTCATATGAGAATAGCGGCTCCGGCAACCATAGCACCTTGTTATTATGGTGTAGACACTCCTACAAAAGAAGAGCTTATTGCAAGCAAAATGAGTGTGGAAGAAATTAGAAAATATATAGAGGCCGACAGCCTGGCCTATCTTACAATTGAAAGCATAATAAAAGCAATAAATGATAAAAGGGAAAATTACTGTTTTGCCTGCTTTGACGGCAATTATCCCGTTTATGATTTTTTCTCTTTTTCCTGCCCGTATAACTGCAAAATATGA
- the dapB gene encoding 4-hydroxy-tetrahydrodipicolinate reductase — protein MKYGIVGATGRVGQLLVNIIKNSDDILSAVMFTGKQSVEFPEKTIITNDAKTLLENSDVAIDFSAPIATQKLLEAALENPKPLVIATTGLNDHQKNLMIEASQKAPILYATNMSLGVAILNKLVAMVSEKLKDFDIEIVEQHHRYKVDAPSGTALTLAKTCANARGLELKDVMITGRSGHVGARTKNEIGVFALRGGDVVGRHTVGFYNDGEFLELNHTATNRETFARGAIKVSKWLINQKPGLYSINDALGLRK, from the coding sequence ATGAAATACGGAATTGTTGGTGCAACCGGAAGAGTGGGTCAGCTTTTAGTAAATATTATTAAAAATTCGGATGACATTCTTTCAGCTGTAATGTTTACAGGCAAACAGAGTGTTGAATTTCCTGAAAAAACTATAATAACAAATGATGCAAAAACACTTCTTGAAAATTCTGATGTAGCAATTGATTTCTCAGCACCGATTGCAACTCAAAAACTTCTTGAGGCAGCTCTTGAAAATCCAAAACCCCTTGTTATCGCTACTACAGGTCTTAATGACCACCAAAAAAATCTGATGATTGAGGCAAGCCAAAAAGCACCTATTTTATATGCTACAAATATGAGCTTAGGTGTTGCTATTTTAAACAAACTTGTGGCAATGGTCAGCGAAAAACTTAAAGATTTTGATATTGAAATAGTAGAACAGCATCACAGATATAAAGTCGACGCTCCAAGCGGTACCGCATTAACATTAGCCAAAACATGTGCAAATGCCAGGGGACTTGAGCTTAAAGATGTAATGATTACCGGAAGAAGCGGCCATGTGGGGGCTAGAACAAAAAATGAAATAGGTGTTTTTGCCTTGCGTGGCGGAGACGTAGTGGGAAGACATACTGTAGGATTTTATAATGACGGGGAATTCTTAGAACTTAATCATACAGCTACAAACAGGGAAACCTTTGCAAGAGGCGCCATTAAAGTTTCAAAATGGCTTATAAATCAAAAACCGGGGCTTTATTCAATTAATGATGCATTGGGATTAAGGAAGTAA
- the trxB gene encoding thioredoxin-disulfide reductase, which yields MEEKMEYDVIIIGGGPAGLSAGIYASRLGAKTLILEKLNPGGQITLSSEIENYPGVCEVKSGLEMMMCWPEQAKKFGCEIKSEEALQLIMENGKWKIKTHKNEYTAKAVILATGATPRKAGFEGEREYTGKGVSYCAVCDGFFYKDRIVAVIGGGDTALEEALYLSKIAKKVYLIHRRSEFRAAPSTQKKVFNTENIEIIYNETVKKVYGNEFVEGIILSSNEKINVEGIFVFVGMNVNNELVKDLAELNEFGEVKVNLKMQTSLKGLYAAGDVRESSIKQVVAAAGDGATAAINAIKYLKENK from the coding sequence ATGGAGGAAAAAATGGAATATGATGTAATTATAATCGGAGGTGGACCTGCAGGACTAAGTGCAGGAATATATGCAAGCAGACTCGGAGCAAAAACTCTAATTCTTGAAAAACTAAATCCCGGAGGACAGATAACTTTGAGCAGTGAAATAGAAAATTACCCAGGAGTGTGTGAAGTTAAAAGCGGACTTGAAATGATGATGTGCTGGCCTGAGCAGGCAAAAAAATTCGGATGCGAGATAAAAAGTGAGGAAGCATTACAATTAATAATGGAAAATGGAAAATGGAAAATAAAAACGCATAAGAATGAATATACGGCAAAAGCTGTAATTTTGGCAACCGGTGCCACACCAAGAAAAGCAGGATTTGAGGGCGAAAGAGAATATACCGGAAAAGGCGTCAGTTATTGCGCAGTGTGTGACGGGTTTTTCTATAAAGACAGAATCGTAGCCGTAATAGGAGGGGGAGATACAGCTTTGGAAGAAGCCCTCTATCTAAGCAAAATTGCAAAAAAAGTATATTTAATCCACAGACGCTCTGAATTCCGCGCAGCCCCGTCAACTCAAAAAAAAGTCTTTAATACAGAAAATATTGAAATAATTTATAACGAAACCGTCAAAAAAGTATATGGAAATGAGTTTGTAGAAGGTATAATTTTATCTTCAAACGAAAAAATTAACGTCGAGGGAATATTTGTATTTGTAGGTATGAATGTAAATAATGAGCTGGTAAAGGATTTAGCCGAACTTAACGAATTTGGAGAAGTAAAAGTAAATTTAAAAATGCAAACCAGTTTAAAAGGGCTATATGCGGCTGGAGACGTAAGGGAATCAAGCATCAAACAGGTTGTTGCGGCAGCGGGAGATGGAGCAACAGCGGCTATTAATGCTATAAAATACCTAAAGGAGAATAAATGA
- the trxA gene encoding thioredoxin, whose translation MALEITKENFEETVKNNKLVVVDFWAPWCGPCRMVAPIIEELSEEYKDKGVAVGKINTDEQQELAIQFGIRSIPTVLFIKNGEVVDAMIGAAPKAMYEEKINSLL comes from the coding sequence ATGGCATTAGAAATTACTAAAGAAAATTTTGAAGAAACTGTAAAAAACAATAAATTAGTTGTAGTAGATTTTTGGGCGCCTTGGTGCGGACCTTGTAGAATGGTTGCTCCTATTATTGAAGAATTAAGCGAAGAATATAAAGACAAAGGCGTAGCAGTAGGTAAAATCAATACAGATGAACAACAAGAACTTGCTATTCAATTTGGAATCAGAAGTATTCCAACAGTTTTATTTATAAAAAACGGTGAAGTTGTCGATGCAATGATAGGTGCTGCACCAAAAGCTATGTACGAAGAAAAAATTAATTCGCTTCTTTAA
- a CDS encoding NAD(P)/FAD-dependent oxidoreductase has protein sequence MKPKIVILGAGISGHTTVLNLKRKLKNKAEIIVISPNSKYQWVPSNIWVGIGAMKPEQVYFELKPVYDRFGVDFKQAKALTIHPEGDAGENKPYVTIEYVSGIRAGEKEKVYYDYLINATGPKLNFSATPGLGPDTGNTTSICSFDHAAHAWKELQKVIEKAKKGQKQKVLIGLGHGGCTCQGAAVEYTMNVASLIYDLDLMDYIDVTYITNEMDLGDLGLGGAYVKNNGYITHTNNIIRSMFSEYGVDWIKRASVYKIERGKVYYETYEGEEKTVEYDFAMLIPPFSGVGITAVGPNEEDYTDKLFKPNGLMIVDADYSSGQKPYHEWSGEDWPKKLQNPTYENIFAVGIAFAPPHPISMPNKTKSGRPLTPAPPRTGMPSAVMAHATALNIAEWILEGKPSFRHKASMAELASICVVSINYGFRGIAGSMSVYPTIPDFKKYPDFGRDIKYTIGEVGSAGHWFKWLMHYLFLYKAKAKPFWYLIPD, from the coding sequence ATGAAACCAAAAATAGTTATTTTAGGGGCAGGTATTTCAGGGCATACGACAGTTTTAAATTTAAAAAGAAAACTGAAAAACAAAGCTGAAATTATAGTAATTTCCCCGAATTCAAAATACCAGTGGGTTCCTTCAAATATCTGGGTCGGAATAGGTGCTATGAAACCTGAACAGGTATATTTTGAATTAAAACCTGTTTATGACAGATTTGGGGTAGATTTTAAACAGGCAAAAGCACTTACTATTCATCCTGAAGGTGATGCTGGAGAAAACAAACCCTATGTAACAATTGAATATGTAAGTGGGATTAGAGCTGGAGAAAAAGAAAAAGTTTATTATGACTATTTAATTAACGCTACAGGTCCAAAATTAAATTTTTCAGCCACTCCCGGGCTTGGGCCGGATACAGGAAACACTACATCTATATGCAGCTTCGACCACGCGGCTCACGCTTGGAAAGAGCTTCAAAAAGTTATAGAAAAAGCAAAAAAAGGACAAAAACAAAAAGTATTAATTGGTTTAGGACATGGTGGCTGTACTTGTCAGGGGGCAGCGGTTGAATATACAATGAATGTGGCATCCTTAATATATGATTTGGATTTAATGGATTATATAGATGTTACTTATATTACTAATGAAATGGATTTAGGTGATTTGGGCCTTGGCGGCGCATATGTTAAAAATAATGGTTATATCACACATACAAATAACATAATTCGTTCTATGTTTAGTGAATATGGGGTTGACTGGATTAAAAGAGCAAGTGTTTATAAGATAGAGAGAGGCAAAGTATATTATGAGACATATGAAGGTGAAGAAAAAACAGTCGAATATGATTTTGCAATGCTTATTCCTCCGTTTAGCGGTGTAGGAATTACAGCTGTTGGTCCAAACGAGGAAGATTATACAGATAAACTATTTAAACCAAACGGATTAATGATAGTAGATGCAGATTATTCAAGCGGGCAAAAACCGTATCATGAATGGAGTGGTGAAGACTGGCCAAAAAAACTTCAAAATCCGACATATGAAAACATATTTGCAGTAGGTATTGCATTCGCTCCTCCTCATCCAATTTCAATGCCAAATAAAACTAAATCAGGCCGTCCGTTGACACCAGCACCTCCAAGAACAGGTATGCCAAGCGCTGTTATGGCCCACGCAACAGCTCTTAATATAGCAGAATGGATTCTCGAAGGAAAACCAAGTTTCAGACATAAAGCAAGTATGGCAGAACTTGCAAGTATATGCGTCGTTTCCATAAATTACGGATTTAGGGGAATTGCAGGAAGTATGTCTGTTTATCCTACAATACCAGATTTCAAAAAATATCCGGATTTTGGAAGAGATATTAAATATACAATAGGTGAAGTAGGAAGTGCCGGTCACTGGTTTAAGTGGCTCATGCATTATCTGTTTTTATACAAAGCGAAAGCAAAACCTTTTTGGTATTTGATTCCAGATTAA
- a CDS encoding sulfide reductase, protein MKNYINCCGLNINRVSFTELFFNKVMLIAYVLIAIGLVGWYELFHLRYFHDFISQAGMVAAGGDPEALKHAAIALKEQIFNLPEIEEVNKAEPWGVFVTQYVYLLYGGSALIFLTALGELFHVKVAPKVAAAMMTFGISMVFGGLISIASDLGNLLHIYWMVLNPQPQAGMWLMLPLYSIYIPFTFIEIYFLITSKRDLAKKLALILVILSLCIDLGEFYIQGLLFNQNTPRHLWTDIPQLWIYFLITGGITGIGGAIIFAFLGLREKPYFDDFIKIAAKTGIVLTVLAAIYEITDFMLVDPKWVNLMIKGSPISWMYWGWLILGIVIPFILFFSKSKGAVLIGGISAVIGAFLMRQAFIFGGNIVPMSARVDGLGYQANSVYQLDAITPYAYIAPHSMEWMIIIGCLGIGIAIFALLDKIFDIRNVTDSYEHH, encoded by the coding sequence ATGAAAAATTATATTAATTGTTGCGGATTAAATATAAATAGAGTCAGTTTTACAGAATTATTTTTTAACAAAGTAATGCTTATTGCATATGTTTTAATAGCGATAGGTTTGGTAGGCTGGTATGAACTGTTTCATTTAAGATATTTTCACGATTTTATTTCCCAGGCAGGAATGGTGGCAGCCGGAGGTGACCCGGAAGCACTGAAACATGCCGCTATTGCTTTGAAAGAGCAGATTTTTAATCTACCGGAAATAGAAGAAGTAAACAAAGCGGAACCTTGGGGCGTATTTGTAACTCAGTATGTTTATCTGCTTTACGGCGGAAGCGCCTTGATTTTCTTAACTGCATTGGGAGAACTTTTCCATGTAAAAGTTGCTCCAAAAGTAGCAGCCGCTATGATGACTTTCGGTATTTCAATGGTTTTTGGCGGATTAATTTCTATCGCAAGCGACTTAGGTAACTTATTACATATTTACTGGATGGTTTTAAATCCTCAGCCTCAGGCGGGTATGTGGTTAATGCTGCCTTTATACAGTATTTATATACCGTTTACATTTATTGAAATTTATTTCTTAATTACATCCAAAAGAGATTTGGCGAAAAAACTTGCGTTAATTTTGGTTATATTAAGTTTATGTATTGACTTGGGAGAATTTTATATCCAAGGTTTATTATTTAACCAAAACACACCAAGACATTTATGGACTGATATTCCTCAGCTTTGGATTTATTTCCTAATTACAGGTGGAATCACAGGAATAGGCGGAGCAATTATTTTTGCATTTTTAGGATTAAGAGAAAAACCTTATTTTGACGACTTTATTAAAATTGCAGCAAAAACAGGGATTGTTTTAACAGTTTTGGCCGCTATTTATGAAATAACAGATTTTATGTTGGTAGATCCTAAATGGGTAAATTTAATGATTAAAGGCAGCCCTATCAGCTGGATGTATTGGGGATGGCTGATTTTAGGTATTGTAATTCCTTTTATCCTGTTTTTTTCAAAGAGTAAAGGTGCTGTATTAATAGGCGGCATTTCTGCAGTTATAGGCGCATTTTTAATGAGACAGGCATTTATTTTCGGCGGTAATATTGTTCCTATGAGTGCAAGGGTTGACGGACTCGGATATCAGGCAAACAGTGTTTACCAGTTAGACGCAATTACCCCATATGCATATATTGCCCCTCATTCAATGGAATGGATGATAATTATAGGATGTCTCGGTATAGGCATAGCAATTTTTGCATTGCTTGATAAAATATTCGATATAAGAAACGTAACAGATTCTTACGAACATCATTAA
- a CDS encoding 4Fe-4S dicluster domain-containing protein — translation MANYAIALEYQNCIDCRACEVACKDENGVMLGADKQRIWVGIVEGGKTLADAFLNFYPSQCNHCIDAPCVTVCPTGASHYAEGGLVKVDPSMCILCKGCMEACPYGARFVDETKHAVDKCTFCDGRIQEYGTTACSATCPTKVRTFGDLEDEDSDLVKLLKQREFFFLKEEEGTLPKLFYLVPENKEYAKRTLGDVKTHTWDEIKPLYEAATQAKKPEWKKA, via the coding sequence ATGGCAAATTATGCAATTGCACTTGAATATCAAAACTGTATAGACTGTAGAGCATGTGAAGTGGCATGTAAAGACGAAAACGGAGTAATGTTAGGAGCTGATAAACAAAGAATATGGGTTGGTATTGTAGAAGGCGGAAAAACACTCGCTGACGCGTTTTTAAATTTTTATCCGTCTCAATGTAATCACTGTATTGACGCACCATGTGTAACTGTATGTCCTACAGGGGCAAGCCATTATGCAGAAGGGGGACTTGTTAAAGTAGACCCTTCCATGTGTATTTTATGTAAAGGTTGTATGGAAGCCTGCCCTTACGGCGCAAGATTTGTGGATGAGACAAAACACGCAGTTGACAAATGTACATTCTGCGACGGAAGAATCCAGGAATACGGAACAACCGCCTGTAGTGCGACATGTCCTACCAAAGTTAGAACATTCGGTGATTTGGAAGATGAAGATTCCGATTTGGTAAAACTTTTAAAACAAAGAGAATTTTTCTTCTTAAAAGAAGAAGAAGGCACGCTTCCTAAATTATTTTATCTTGTACCGGAAAATAAAGAATACGCAAAAAGAACATTGGGTGATGTTAAAACACACACATGGGATGAAATTAAACCGTTATATGAAGCTGCAACTCAGGCTAAAAAACCTGAGTGGAAAAAAGCGTAA